The following coding sequences lie in one Microvirga sp. 17 mud 1-3 genomic window:
- the fabI gene encoding enoyl-ACP reductase FabI, producing the protein MNDQPSELTKIAAQSKILHGKRALVIGIANEHSIAYGCARVFRQLGAELAVTYLNEKAKPYVEPLAKELGASIFAPCDVSQAGQLEAVFERIRESWGSLDIALHSIAFAPKQDLQGRLVDSSDEGFKVAMDISCHSFVRMARLAEPLMPEGGTLLAMSYHGANKVVPNYNMMGPVKAALESVVRYLAYELGAKHIRVHAVSPGPLKTRAASGLKDFDVLLTEAIERAPIGELVDIDDVGLTAAYLTTPFARRLTGTTTYVDGGLSIMA; encoded by the coding sequence ATGAACGATCAGCCATCTGAACTGACGAAGATCGCCGCTCAATCGAAGATCCTGCATGGGAAGCGCGCCCTCGTCATTGGCATAGCCAATGAACATTCAATCGCCTATGGATGCGCAAGGGTATTCCGTCAACTCGGGGCAGAGCTTGCGGTAACCTATCTCAACGAGAAGGCAAAGCCCTATGTCGAGCCTCTCGCGAAGGAGCTCGGAGCATCGATCTTCGCGCCTTGCGACGTATCCCAGGCCGGGCAACTCGAGGCGGTCTTTGAAAGGATCCGAGAAAGTTGGGGCAGCCTCGACATTGCACTACATTCCATTGCCTTCGCCCCGAAGCAAGATCTGCAGGGGCGGCTCGTCGATAGCTCTGACGAAGGATTCAAGGTGGCAATGGATATCTCTTGCCATTCATTCGTCCGCATGGCGCGGCTCGCAGAGCCCCTGATGCCCGAGGGCGGAACACTTTTGGCTATGAGCTATCATGGAGCCAACAAGGTGGTCCCGAACTACAACATGATGGGTCCCGTGAAGGCGGCGCTGGAGAGCGTTGTCCGTTATCTTGCCTATGAGTTAGGCGCCAAACACATCCGGGTGCATGCCGTATCGCCTGGTCCCCTGAAAACTCGGGCGGCTTCGGGATTGAAGGATTTCGACGTGCTTCTCACCGAAGCTATCGAGCGGGCGCCCATTGGCGAGTTGGTGGACATTGATGATGTGGGCCTCACGGCAGCCTACTTGACGACACCGTTCGCTCGGCGGCTGACCGGGACGACGACCTACGTCGACGGCGGGTTGAGCATTATGGCGTGA